Proteins from one Sulfurovum sp. TSL1 genomic window:
- a CDS encoding DUF234 domain-containing protein, whose product MELEQAVEYFSILGGIGKNIELDYFDDVFSMVESNFVQNFSKFQALVSPSYLLESPYREILMAVARGDGKLYSVLRKAKVSEALGEKIVGELVDLNVLKVEASRESPLRSHPKHKLKKEQRSYRVQDKLRFVQPFMRFWFGFVTYYKKDLAAGKGDAFLKNFEKHYERLRSLVYEQLCDALLIQHYAEHKSIVDSGSFWNIHSEFDILAVSQDKKVILGECKYKDRKVCKNELTKLKAKAAESGIKVDVYALFSKSGFSNELLQAQDDDLLLFDLNDLEHLL is encoded by the coding sequence TTGGAACTTGAGCAGGCTGTTGAGTATTTCTCTATTTTGGGCGGTATTGGCAAAAATATAGAATTAGACTATTTTGATGATGTCTTTTCTATGGTCGAGTCAAATTTTGTGCAAAATTTCTCAAAATTTCAAGCACTTGTCTCTCCCTCATACCTTTTGGAAAGTCCCTATCGTGAAATACTGATGGCAGTAGCCAGAGGAGACGGAAAACTCTATTCCGTACTTAGAAAGGCAAAAGTGAGTGAGGCCCTGGGAGAGAAGATCGTCGGGGAACTGGTCGATTTAAATGTACTGAAAGTCGAAGCTTCAAGAGAATCTCCGTTGCGCAGCCACCCCAAACATAAACTCAAAAAAGAGCAACGCTCTTACCGTGTACAGGATAAACTCCGTTTTGTACAGCCCTTTATGCGTTTCTGGTTCGGCTTTGTGACATATTATAAAAAAGATCTGGCTGCAGGGAAAGGGGATGCATTTTTAAAGAACTTTGAAAAACACTATGAGCGTTTACGTTCTTTGGTCTATGAACAGCTTTGTGATGCACTTTTGATACAGCATTATGCAGAGCATAAGAGTATCGTGGATAGTGGAAGTTTTTGGAATATTCACAGTGAATTCGATATTTTGGCTGTGAGTCAGGATAAAAAGGTCATCCTGGGAGAGTGCAAGTACAAAGACCGAAAAGTATGCAAGAACGAATTGACCAAGCTCAAAGCAAAAGCAGCAGAGTCAGGCATTAAAGTGGATGTCTATGCCCTCTTTTCCAAGAGCGGATTTTCAAATGAACTCTTGCAAGCACAGGATGATGATCTGCTTTTGTTTGATCTGAATGATCTGGAGCACTTGTTGTAG
- a CDS encoding helix-turn-helix domain-containing protein, translating to METFFSKSDKIQHIIKSFTLTKTLFVSSIIIGEAHTGKKSLARYLFPDTPLVSGNDQQEVEEALEQNDELIITNFEKLSNQNSLDFTNKRIIATADYMGNPELIDDLFAFIYTMPSLQERPEDIDYLKELFIKEACSTLMLEGNTFESEYIPLNLTKNSKSLKRSVYIHLMKQTMNAQDIEEILYHYLLKHLDGNDAYREHLSLYERPLIEAGLHKFGSQLQLSQVLGINRNTLRKKIHEHNID from the coding sequence ATGGAAACATTTTTTAGCAAATCAGATAAAATACAACATATCATCAAGAGTTTTACCCTCACCAAAACACTTTTTGTTTCATCTATCATCATTGGTGAAGCACATACCGGTAAAAAGTCACTTGCACGTTACCTTTTCCCGGATACACCTTTGGTTTCAGGTAACGATCAACAAGAAGTTGAGGAAGCACTTGAGCAAAATGATGAGCTTATCATCACCAATTTTGAAAAGCTCAGTAATCAGAATTCTCTTGATTTTACCAATAAACGTATTATAGCTACAGCAGATTATATGGGTAATCCAGAGCTCATTGATGACCTTTTTGCTTTTATTTATACCATGCCGTCACTCCAAGAGCGTCCTGAAGATATCGATTATTTAAAAGAACTCTTCATCAAAGAGGCATGTTCCACTTTAATGCTAGAAGGGAATACATTTGAATCTGAGTACATCCCTCTCAATCTCACGAAAAACAGTAAAAGTCTCAAAAGGTCTGTCTATATACACCTGATGAAACAGACTATGAACGCGCAGGATATAGAAGAGATACTCTATCACTATCTACTGAAGCACCTTGATGGTAACGATGCATACAGGGAACATCTTAGTTTATATGAGAGGCCTCTTATAGAAGCGGGGCTTCACAAATTTGGTTCACAACTGCAGCTTTCACAGGTTTTGGGGATCAACAGAAACACACTTAGAAAGAAGATACATGAGCACAACATCGATTGA
- a CDS encoding GspE/PulE family protein, producing MVKLIEIMLKENLITKEAISTLVKSRPPKKISFANLLAEEMTDLHTVEIFLAKKIRQGVITLSHLEKIEGINIVPIIEEVAKTLHVEYVDLDDIEIDMKLFSKISYSQLLKYNIIPIEESDLNVLIVFDDPLDMAAQDAIQRLFPKKPIRIAISKPSQIHQHLQRLEINESIKGLVADIRKDLAQEGKADEKADESPAVLKLIDVILKSAIFTGASDIHIEALEKSCIVRVRVDGILRQSFTFDRDIFNPLASRMKLLSNLDIAEKRKPQDGRFSATVSKKDFDFRVSTLPTIFGESIVLRILDKSKAMIRLEDAGMSKFCYDRFSESIKVPYGIVLVTGPTGSGKTTTLYGALNAIKDVKDKIITVEDPVEYQMAGLQQVHVNANIGLSFADALRSILRQDPDKIMIGEIRDKETLRIAIQAALTGHLVLSTLHTNDAISAVTRILDMGIEEYLVSGALVAIQAQRLVRKICVHCKKETVLDITLRKSVEEYLPENPTFYIGEGCKECGHSGYAGREMISEVLTVSETMSRMIASNASKEELTKQAEEEGFITMFEDGVHKALEGKTTIAEIYRVARL from the coding sequence ATGGTAAAACTCATTGAAATCATGCTTAAAGAAAATCTTATCACAAAAGAGGCAATTTCTACACTGGTAAAAAGCAGACCTCCCAAAAAGATTTCCTTTGCAAACCTTTTAGCTGAAGAGATGACAGATCTGCATACAGTAGAAATCTTTCTGGCTAAGAAGATAAGGCAAGGTGTGATCACCTTGTCGCATCTTGAAAAGATAGAAGGAATAAATATTGTACCCATCATTGAAGAGGTGGCAAAAACACTGCATGTAGAGTATGTGGATCTGGATGATATTGAAATTGACATGAAACTCTTTTCAAAAATTTCATACAGTCAATTGCTCAAATATAATATTATTCCTATAGAAGAGAGTGATCTGAATGTACTTATTGTATTTGATGATCCTCTTGATATGGCTGCGCAAGATGCCATACAAAGACTTTTTCCGAAGAAACCTATACGTATTGCTATTTCTAAACCATCGCAGATACACCAGCATTTGCAGCGTCTGGAGATCAATGAGAGTATTAAAGGGTTGGTTGCTGATATCCGTAAAGATCTGGCACAAGAGGGAAAGGCTGATGAGAAAGCGGATGAATCACCTGCCGTTTTAAAATTGATCGATGTGATTTTGAAATCAGCAATTTTTACAGGTGCGAGTGATATTCATATTGAAGCGCTGGAAAAAAGTTGTATCGTTAGAGTACGTGTTGATGGTATATTACGCCAAAGTTTCACATTCGATAGAGATATTTTTAATCCATTGGCTTCAAGAATGAAGCTACTTTCAAACCTGGATATTGCAGAAAAAAGAAAACCGCAGGATGGTAGATTTTCTGCAACCGTATCAAAAAAAGATTTTGACTTTAGGGTTTCGACGTTACCTACGATATTTGGTGAGTCGATCGTTCTTCGTATCCTGGATAAGTCTAAAGCGATGATCAGGCTTGAAGACGCAGGTATGAGTAAGTTTTGTTATGACAGATTTTCTGAATCGATCAAGGTTCCCTATGGTATTGTATTGGTTACAGGGCCTACCGGATCTGGTAAAACGACTACACTTTACGGTGCACTCAATGCGATCAAAGATGTAAAAGATAAGATCATCACAGTGGAAGACCCGGTGGAATACCAGATGGCTGGTTTGCAACAAGTGCATGTGAATGCCAATATAGGATTAAGTTTTGCAGATGCACTGAGATCTATACTTAGACAGGATCCGGACAAAATTATGATCGGGGAGATCAGGGATAAGGAGACATTGCGAATTGCCATTCAAGCAGCACTGACGGGTCACCTGGTTCTCTCTACACTGCATACAAATGATGCGATCTCAGCTGTTACCAGGATTTTGGATATGGGGATTGAAGAGTATCTGGTAAGTGGCGCATTGGTCGCTATACAGGCACAAAGACTTGTCCGTAAAATATGTGTGCATTGTAAGAAAGAGACGGTACTTGATATAACACTGCGAAAATCAGTAGAAGAATACCTTCCTGAAAACCCTACTTTCTATATAGGAGAAGGGTGCAAAGAGTGTGGACATAGCGGCTATGCGGGAAGGGAGATGATATCTGAAGTACTCACTGTCAGTGAAACGATGTCACGTATGATCGCAAGCAATGCATCTAAAGAAGAACTGACAAAACAGGCTGAGGAAGAAGGATTCATTACGATGTTTGAGGATGGTGTCCATAAAGCACTGGAAGGTAAAACGACCATTGCAGAAATTTATAGAGTAGCGAGGTTATAA
- a CDS encoding P-II family nitrogen regulator produces MKKIEAIIKPFKLEDVKDALVEAGIEGMTVSEVKGYGRQQGHSELYRGAEYVVEFIPKIKIEIVVSTDAYAETAIKIINESAKTGKIGDGKIFVSTIDHVVRIRTDETDADAL; encoded by the coding sequence ATGAAAAAAATTGAAGCAATAATCAAACCATTTAAACTGGAAGACGTCAAAGACGCTCTTGTAGAAGCTGGTATTGAAGGTATGACCGTATCTGAAGTAAAAGGGTACGGAAGACAGCAAGGTCATTCAGAGCTTTACAGAGGGGCTGAATATGTGGTTGAATTTATCCCAAAAATTAAAATTGAAATCGTCGTAAGTACGGATGCCTATGCAGAGACTGCGATCAAGATCATCAATGAATCCGCTAAAACAGGTAAGATCGGTGATGGTAAGATCTTCGTAAGTACGATCGACCATGTTGTACGTATCAGAACAGACGAAACTGACGCTGACGCACTTTAA
- the hemH gene encoding ferrochelatase codes for MNKALFLLNMGGPNDLDEVELFLHNMFSDKNILPTNPMTRALIRKIIITKRLDDAKESYTHLGGKSPLSELTQKLIDKLKCKLDMPIYAAMRYVPPFAGDALKQCKEEGVEELILFPMYPQYSTTTTLSSYEDIIGRCKALDYHPKITMSTCQYFDDMDYIQACVAQIEKAIGGKESSEYDLLLSAHGLPMSIIKAGDPYQRQVESNVSAIKTLLAVKGIVFKDVKLVYQSKVGSAAWLEPNLVDVLRNPVNRKVLIYPLAFTIDNSETLFELDIEHREIADKIKFDDYIVAACMNDSDAFVDLIVKYVSKEPTPIYPCADCSICLCCGAGQHL; via the coding sequence ATGAACAAAGCACTCTTTCTTCTCAATATGGGTGGACCCAATGATTTGGATGAAGTAGAACTTTTTTTACATAATATGTTCTCAGATAAAAACATTTTACCAACAAATCCCATGACACGTGCATTGATTCGTAAAATCATTATAACCAAACGTCTGGATGATGCTAAAGAGAGCTATACACATCTGGGTGGGAAATCTCCTTTATCTGAGTTAACGCAGAAACTGATTGATAAACTGAAATGTAAGTTGGATATGCCTATTTATGCTGCTATGCGTTACGTTCCTCCTTTTGCCGGAGATGCATTAAAGCAATGCAAAGAAGAGGGTGTGGAAGAGCTTATATTGTTTCCGATGTATCCACAATACTCAACCACGACCACACTCTCCTCTTATGAGGATATCATCGGAAGATGTAAAGCCCTGGATTATCATCCAAAGATCACGATGTCAACCTGTCAATATTTTGATGATATGGATTATATTCAAGCTTGTGTAGCTCAGATAGAAAAAGCGATAGGGGGTAAGGAGAGCAGTGAATATGATCTGCTCCTGTCTGCACATGGATTACCTATGAGCATTATTAAAGCGGGAGATCCTTACCAACGTCAGGTTGAATCGAATGTCAGTGCCATTAAAACACTGTTAGCCGTGAAAGGTATTGTCTTTAAAGACGTAAAGTTGGTCTATCAATCTAAAGTAGGGTCTGCAGCTTGGTTGGAACCTAACCTGGTGGATGTGCTGCGTAATCCTGTCAATCGTAAAGTGCTCATCTATCCGTTGGCATTTACCATTGATAACTCTGAAACACTGTTCGAACTGGATATAGAACATCGTGAAATCGCTGATAAAATAAAATTTGATGATTATATTGTAGCAGCATGTATGAATGACAGTGATGCCTTTGTGGATCTCATTGTGAAATATGTGTCGAAAGAACCAACACCTATCTACCCTTGTGCTGATTGCAGTATCTGTCTTTGCTGTGGGGCGGGACAGCATTTATAA
- a CDS encoding ammonium transporter, with amino-acid sequence MEINYVIDTFFALFAMTLIIFMVPGFAMLEAGLVRTKNVTSVLTVNVMIYAIASLAFLLIGYELAFGSWDHQDGMSKWAFFMFQMAFVGKVVNIMSGGVSERSRILPLAIFTLLVGALIYPVIVNLTWGANFLAGTALDISSLSDLAGSTVIHSTGGWALLAAILIMGPRRGRYKDNIVRVIPASNIPLVTLGALLLWIGWFGFNGGSVGTISSKENADAVALTIMNTNTAGLAGAIAGWLLTYFRYKKFDITVILNGALGGLVAVTAGPDQYDIHTPILIGAIGGALVVLFVPIFDKFRMDDPVGALSVHLINGIWGTLAVGIFVADVSIWTQLKGILVVGMIVFPLSWITIYSINKIFVLRANDEEQLEGIDATECGIESYPEFKRSI; translated from the coding sequence ATGGAAATTAATTACGTCATAGATACCTTCTTCGCACTTTTTGCCATGACTCTTATTATCTTCATGGTACCGGGTTTTGCCATGCTCGAAGCAGGATTGGTACGAACAAAAAATGTCACATCTGTACTGACGGTCAATGTCATGATCTATGCCATAGCTTCTCTGGCTTTTTTACTGATAGGGTATGAGCTGGCATTTGGAAGCTGGGATCATCAGGACGGTATGAGCAAATGGGCATTTTTTATGTTTCAAATGGCATTTGTAGGTAAAGTGGTCAATATTATGAGCGGCGGGGTAAGTGAACGTTCCCGTATACTGCCTTTGGCCATCTTCACCCTTCTTGTCGGGGCATTGATCTACCCGGTCATTGTAAACCTTACCTGGGGAGCGAACTTTTTAGCCGGCACCGCGTTGGATATCTCATCACTTTCTGACCTGGCAGGTTCAACGGTGATCCACTCTACCGGAGGGTGGGCACTGCTTGCAGCTATCCTCATTATGGGACCCAGACGAGGAAGATACAAAGATAATATCGTCCGTGTCATTCCTGCGTCCAACATTCCTTTGGTCACATTGGGAGCACTTTTACTCTGGATCGGTTGGTTTGGATTTAACGGTGGTTCTGTGGGAACGATCTCATCAAAAGAGAATGCGGATGCCGTTGCACTGACTATCATGAACACCAATACAGCTGGTCTTGCCGGTGCAATTGCAGGATGGCTACTAACATACTTTAGATATAAAAAATTCGATATCACCGTGATACTCAATGGTGCATTGGGTGGGCTTGTCGCCGTCACAGCCGGACCTGACCAATATGATATTCATACCCCTATACTGATCGGTGCGATAGGTGGCGCTTTGGTTGTCCTGTTCGTACCTATTTTCGATAAATTCAGAATGGATGATCCGGTGGGTGCATTGTCCGTTCACTTGATCAATGGTATCTGGGGTACACTTGCCGTAGGTATTTTTGTAGCAGATGTAAGCATTTGGACACAATTAAAAGGTATACTTGTTGTAGGTATGATTGTTTTTCCACTTTCATGGATTACAATATATAGTATCAACAAGATCTTTGTACTTCGTGCAAATGATGAAGAACAACTTGAGGGAATCGATGCGACAGAGTGTGGTATAGAATCATACCCTGAATTTAAACGCAGTATATAA
- a CDS encoding YigZ family protein, whose product MITVTSPIVYKTEVNRSKFIAHLVPISAYEGLQAELKSEHPKANHVVYAVRHFNEFGQIVENASDDGEPKGCAGVPALNVLRGEALINCAVLIVRYFGGIKLGTGGMARAYAESVKNVLNEATLVPYEKQITYVFETCYSDVDKTLYRLKQLGLVNYERDFGADKVIWKLVGSEKKIEQLKEEGR is encoded by the coding sequence ATGATTACAGTTACTTCACCTATCGTTTATAAGACTGAAGTCAATCGTTCGAAATTCATTGCGCATCTTGTACCTATTTCAGCGTATGAAGGGTTACAGGCTGAACTGAAATCTGAGCATCCCAAAGCAAATCATGTGGTCTATGCCGTACGTCATTTCAATGAGTTTGGACAAATTGTTGAAAATGCTTCGGATGATGGAGAACCCAAGGGATGTGCAGGGGTACCGGCTCTGAATGTTTTACGTGGCGAAGCACTGATCAACTGTGCCGTACTCATAGTACGCTATTTTGGGGGTATTAAGCTTGGTACAGGCGGTATGGCCAGGGCTTATGCAGAATCGGTCAAAAATGTATTGAATGAGGCAACTTTGGTGCCCTATGAAAAGCAGATAACGTATGTGTTTGAAACATGTTATTCAGACGTAGATAAAACACTCTATAGACTTAAACAGTTAGGTCTTGTGAACTATGAACGTGATTTTGGCGCAGATAAAGTGATCTGGAAGTTAGTGGGGAGTGAGAAGAAGATCGAACAGCTGAAAGAAGAAGGACGATAA
- a CDS encoding type II secretion system F family protein, whose amino-acid sequence MKYFNVTVMEKGKKRQELVKAVNKMAAINLAKQKFPMTMVMKAMETSAPLEDSLSALLSGFQKSFKSKIPINDKISTIRQIAVMTDAGIPINDTLMEVAENTENKQLKEIYTTINKDINSGNSISNAIEPYTNEFGHVAIAMTNLGERTGNISESYHKLADILETIRDNTAKFKKAIRTPLITLAAMAIAFTILIMVVVPKFKDIFSKFKTELPVPTQILLKLEWAFSNYGLLILFVLFASVVAVKYLYKTNKDFKYQMDKMMIHPKFYLINKAIFLSTMHKYNLVFGQLVKSGIPVSEALETAVGMVDNAAIKEKLLTVNANIGRGMSLAEAFQLTGLYENMLLQMIKAGEAGGQLDAMMDKVTDYYDMRFQDLIDNLAAYIEPIMLFFIAGLVLLMALGIFMPMWDLGKAVKG is encoded by the coding sequence ATGAAATATTTTAATGTAACAGTAATGGAAAAGGGTAAGAAAAGACAAGAGCTAGTGAAAGCAGTCAATAAAATGGCAGCCATCAACCTTGCCAAACAAAAATTTCCTATGACAATGGTGATGAAAGCGATGGAAACATCAGCGCCTCTTGAAGATAGTTTATCTGCACTCTTGTCAGGCTTTCAAAAATCATTCAAATCCAAAATACCGATCAACGATAAAATATCAACCATACGACAAATCGCCGTCATGACCGATGCTGGTATTCCGATCAATGATACATTGATGGAAGTTGCAGAAAATACTGAAAATAAACAGCTTAAAGAGATCTACACAACGATCAATAAGGATATTAATTCAGGTAACAGTATTTCAAATGCGATCGAACCTTATACGAATGAGTTTGGGCATGTTGCTATTGCAATGACGAATCTCGGAGAGAGAACGGGTAATATTTCCGAGTCTTATCATAAACTTGCCGATATACTTGAAACGATCAGGGATAATACGGCAAAATTTAAAAAAGCCATTAGAACCCCCTTGATCACATTGGCTGCAATGGCCATTGCATTTACTATTTTGATCATGGTAGTTGTACCGAAATTTAAAGATATATTCTCCAAATTCAAAACAGAACTTCCAGTACCTACGCAAATACTTCTTAAACTGGAATGGGCATTCAGTAATTACGGGTTGCTCATTCTTTTTGTCCTGTTTGCGTCTGTCGTTGCCGTAAAATATCTCTATAAAACTAATAAAGATTTTAAATATCAGATGGACAAGATGATGATCCATCCAAAATTTTATTTGATCAATAAAGCGATCTTTCTCTCTACGATGCATAAATACAATTTGGTCTTTGGCCAGTTGGTTAAATCTGGTATTCCTGTTTCTGAAGCATTGGAGACGGCTGTTGGTATGGTCGATAATGCTGCGATCAAAGAAAAGTTATTAACTGTGAATGCAAATATTGGTCGTGGTATGAGTTTGGCTGAAGCTTTCCAGTTGACCGGTCTCTATGAAAATATGTTGCTTCAAATGATAAAAGCAGGTGAAGCGGGTGGTCAATTAGATGCAATGATGGATAAAGTCACAGACTATTATGATATGAGATTCCAGGATTTGATCGATAACCTTGCTGCCTATATAGAACCGATCATGTTGTTCTTTATTGCAGGACTGGTACTTCTGATGGCTTTAGGTATCTTTATGCCAATGTGGGACCTCGGAAAAGCGGTGAAAGGCTAG
- a CDS encoding ammonium transporter, translated as MKLKLSALMAMFLPIFAFAEDKLDTGDTAWMMVSTAFVLLMTPAGLALFYGGMTRAKNVLNTYAMVMGAFVVAFVVWIIAGYSIAFGTNESAMLQNVFGGFGNVMLDGIKWTDLSGTYPSYVFIAFQGTFAAITVAIAAGSVIERMKFSTWMVVVILWGLLVYAPVTHMVWGGDGALLFDAGALDFAGGTVVHMNGGLAGLVLALLVGKRAGYPKVAMKPYSILLTAVGAALLWFGWYGFNGGSAFGANAIAGLAVMTTTVATAAAAVTWMLLEWFVFKKPTLLGIASGIIAGLVAITPAAGFVSVGGAFIVGIVGSIIAFFGVVTLKKKLGYDDSLDAFGIHFLAGLWGALATGLLALDDKDLLWDGPLKESGDRMGQFMVQLESVVVVGLFTLIGTVIVYYIASAVTGGARVDEETESTGLDEIVHGENVVNA; from the coding sequence ATGAAACTAAAACTTTCGGCTCTAATGGCAATGTTTTTGCCTATCTTCGCTTTCGCAGAAGATAAACTGGACACAGGTGATACAGCATGGATGATGGTATCAACAGCATTTGTACTTCTTATGACACCAGCAGGACTGGCACTTTTCTATGGAGGTATGACAAGAGCTAAAAACGTACTCAATACCTATGCAATGGTAATGGGTGCATTTGTAGTTGCATTTGTTGTATGGATCATTGCAGGTTATTCTATTGCATTTGGAACCAATGAGAGCGCAATGCTTCAAAATGTGTTTGGCGGATTCGGTAATGTAATGCTTGACGGTATTAAGTGGACTGATCTTTCCGGTACATATCCTTCTTATGTATTTATTGCATTCCAAGGGACATTTGCTGCTATTACTGTAGCGATCGCTGCAGGTTCTGTGATCGAACGTATGAAGTTTTCAACTTGGATGGTCGTTGTAATCCTTTGGGGTCTTCTTGTGTATGCTCCTGTAACACACATGGTATGGGGTGGTGACGGTGCGCTTCTTTTTGATGCTGGTGCCCTTGATTTTGCCGGTGGTACTGTTGTACACATGAATGGTGGTTTAGCTGGACTTGTACTCGCACTATTGGTTGGTAAAAGAGCTGGTTACCCTAAAGTAGCTATGAAACCATATAGTATCCTTCTTACTGCTGTAGGTGCTGCATTATTATGGTTCGGTTGGTATGGATTTAATGGTGGTTCAGCATTCGGTGCAAATGCTATCGCTGGTCTTGCTGTCATGACAACAACTGTTGCAACTGCTGCAGCTGCTGTAACTTGGATGCTTCTTGAGTGGTTTGTCTTTAAAAAGCCAACACTTCTTGGCATTGCTTCAGGTATCATTGCCGGTCTGGTTGCGATCACACCTGCTGCTGGTTTTGTAAGCGTTGGTGGAGCATTCATCGTAGGTATCGTTGGGTCTATCATTGCATTCTTCGGTGTGGTAACATTGAAGAAAAAACTTGGTTATGATGATTCTCTTGATGCATTTGGTATCCACTTCCTAGCAGGTCTATGGGGTGCTCTTGCAACAGGTCTTCTTGCACTTGATGACAAAGATCTTCTCTGGGATGGTCCACTTAAAGAAAGCGGTGACAGAATGGGACAATTCATGGTACAACTTGAGTCAGTCGTAGTGGTTGGTCTCTTTACACTTATTGGAACTGTGATCGTTTACTATATCGCTTCAGCGGTCACAGGTGGGGCAAGAGTAGATGAAGAAACTGAGTCAACTGGTCTTGATGAGATAGTTCACGGTGAAAATGTAGTGAATGCCTAA
- a CDS encoding P-II family nitrogen regulator has protein sequence MKKIEAIIKPFKLEDVKDALVEQGIEGMTVSEVKGYGRQQGHPELYRGAEYVVEFIPKVKIEIVVSNDDYLNKAIEAIKEHAKTGKIGDGKIFVSDISKTIRIRTGEEDEEAL, from the coding sequence ATGAAAAAAATTGAAGCGATCATCAAGCCATTCAAACTGGAAGATGTCAAGGATGCTCTTGTAGAACAAGGTATTGAAGGTATGACCGTATCTGAAGTAAAAGGGTATGGACGACAGCAGGGTCACCCTGAACTTTACAGAGGTGCAGAGTATGTAGTAGAGTTCATTCCCAAAGTAAAAATTGAGATCGTTGTCAGTAACGATGACTATCTAAACAAAGCGATTGAAGCCATTAAAGAACATGCCAAGACAGGGAAGATCGGTGATGGTAAGATCTTTGTATCGGATATCTCTAAAACGATCCGTATTAGAACCGGTGAAGAGGACGAAGAAGCACTTTAA
- the kdsB gene encoding 3-deoxy-manno-octulosonate cytidylyltransferase, giving the protein MIIIPARIGSSRFPNKVLADIGGVPMVVRTAKAVEGIDKVVIATDAQEVIDIARTHGIQAVLTSDTHQSGTDRIYEAAQKLELDENEIIINVQGDEPFIETDVVQAIYDLTKKNKEDARILMNSCYKTISNPEADDPNIVKVVTDTNSLALYFSRAKIPYPRDHHFDAYKGHLGIYGFTFKSLHQFCMLEPAPLEEIEKLEQLRALYHSYEIAMIEVTTESFGIDTMEDLERAIKHHRL; this is encoded by the coding sequence ATGATTATTATCCCTGCCCGCATAGGATCAAGCCGCTTCCCCAATAAAGTCTTAGCAGATATTGGTGGCGTACCGATGGTTGTCAGAACAGCAAAAGCTGTTGAAGGTATCGATAAGGTTGTCATTGCTACAGACGCACAGGAAGTTATAGATATCGCACGTACACATGGAATTCAAGCTGTCCTCACATCCGATACACATCAGAGCGGTACGGATCGTATCTACGAAGCAGCACAAAAATTGGAGTTGGATGAAAATGAGATCATTATCAATGTGCAGGGAGATGAACCGTTTATCGAAACTGATGTCGTGCAGGCTATCTACGATCTGACAAAAAAGAACAAAGAAGATGCACGTATCTTGATGAACTCCTGTTACAAAACCATTTCAAATCCGGAAGCAGATGATCCAAATATCGTAAAAGTTGTGACCGATACCAATAGCCTGGCCCTCTATTTTTCAAGAGCAAAGATCCCCTACCCTAGAGACCATCATTTTGATGCATACAAAGGACATTTGGGTATCTATGGCTTTACTTTCAAGTCATTGCATCAATTTTGTATGCTTGAACCTGCACCGCTGGAAGAAATAGAAAAACTGGAACAGCTTAGAGCCCTTTATCATAGCTATGAAATTGCTATGATAGAGGTGACTACAGAGAGTTTTGGCATAGACACCATGGAGGATTTAGAAAGAGCTATTAAACATCATAGATTATGA